GGTGCACCCCTATGTGttacccaaaacaaacaaggggAGGCAGGCCTGTGGCCATTTCCCATAAGCTGTGGGGGCAACAAGGGGCTGAGTGAAGGCCAGCATGACCCTGAGGGTGGGCTCTAAACGTGCATGTGAGGGAGATAAAAGATTGTGGTAGTTACTGACTCAGGTTCTTGACAAGGTGATGATGGCATTGTCCAACCATCTGAATGCTGTGGAGtcagagaagcagaagctgcGTGCTCAAGTGCGGAGATTGTGCCAGGAGAACCAGTGGCTGCGTGATGAGCTTGCCAACacccagcagaagctgcagcgCAGTGAGCAAACCGTGgctcagctggaggaggagaaaaaacaccttGAGTTCATGAACCAGCTGAAGAAGTATGATGAGGATGTCTCACCTTCGGTATGCCCTTGTCTTGTCAAGCAGCCAGCTTTGGGGATGGGAAGGGTTGGACCAGCAGGATTGCCTAGATGTGATAGCATTGCCCTGGATATTTCCCCTTCCCTGCTATCATGCATAGCAATGCCTGTTACAAAAGGGAGTGTGCATGGGGCAGGGTCTCTGGAAGAACGTGGAGTAGCATGCCAGGATGTACTGGGGAATTCTGgcttttttagttttgttgaaTGGTAGGAGGATAGTGGCAGAGACAACAGGGGAAGTTGAGGGTGTtggtgggctgcagcagggagcagaggttGGCAGCTGACTCAGCCCAGGCTGTTGCTGTCTTCTATGAGAACCAACAGTATTGTGATTCCCATCCTctcaggaggagaaggagggtgACTCCACCAAGGACTCTCTGGATGATCTGTTCCCaaatgaggaggaagagcaCGGTCCTGGATGTAAGTGTTTGCTCCTGCTTGGTTGCTGACTGTCTCTGTTCGAGCCTGCTGTGCCAACTGTGTCCCTCTTTATTCCTCCGTGCCTGCAGtgccccaccagcacagcagcgcagtggcagctgcccagcagggGGGCTATGAGATTCCTGCCCGCCTGCGCACCCTCCACAACCTTGTCATCCAGTACGCCTCACAGGGGCGCTATGAGGTGGCTGTGCCGCTATGCAAGCAGGCGCTGGAGGACCTGGAGAAGACATCAGGCCATGATCACCCTGATGTGGCCACCATGCTCAACATCCTGGCACTAGTATACAGGTGAGCGTGGTGGGGAGGGCAGGACTGGGCCAGGAgaattttctgcctttcctaTCATCACATGTGATGTGGTGATGTGGAGCTCCCCTAGCATTACAGTGGTTTGCTTTATGAAAAGGTTTCAGCACAGATGAGGTATTTGGACTGCCAAACTCCCTGATGTAACTAGGGACTGGCTAAGTTAGGGAGGAATGGAGAAATGAGAGGGCTGTGGGGGTTGGATCTATGTGGAAGGAGGACTGTTGTTTGCAGCTCTGCTTGCCATTGGCTGTGGTGTCCAGATCCTGAATAACTGGTTGACTTTGTGCTGTAGGGATCAGAATAAATACAAAGAGGCAGCACACCTCTTGAATGATGCTCTCTCCATCCGTGAGAAGACTCTGGGCAAAGACCACCCAGCAGTGAGTATCTCCCTCCTCATTCAgtcacttcccttgacctgtGGGTGTTGCTGGGGGTAGAATGGTGCCCTTTTGGTGTGTCTGCAGATGGACTGCCAaggccagcagtgtgctctgtGATGTGAAGGGTGCTGTTTATATGTGGGGCTCTGTTTCACTGCTTCAGTATTTCCTGCTCTCTTGTTTAGCTTGACCTGTCAGGAGCTGGCTTATCCTGGATCCTGCAGTGTAGGCAGGGTTGCCTTCTGCCTCTGGACCTCCTTCTCTTCAGAAGCAGCTGTTCTGCAGGCATGAAGGAAATGGGGCAGTCACTGTTAATGTTGTTTGCGCACCTTGTTTGGTCCCACTGgattctgctttgtttcatgGACAAGTTTATGTCTCTGCAGGTGGCAGCAACTCTGAACAATCTGGCCGTTCTCTATGGCAAGAGAGGGAAGTACAAAGAAGCGGAGCCACTGTGCAAGCGAGCCCTGGAGATCCGTGAGAAGGTATTGGTCTCCCATGCTTGCCTTCCTTCCAGATCTCCCTGAGGGTTTTCCTCTTATTGCACCCAGGAGATCCAGAACTTACCTTGTCtctttggctgctgcttctgccaccacctttcctctctctccagtGTTTGCAGActtggagaggcctggcaggAGGTAGAAGCTGGGATTTCTCCTCTTTACCTCCCTAGTCCTGACATAGGCATGTGCTGGAGGGACTACAGCATCTACTAACCCAAAGAGTTCACTGCAGTGTTgactttttattgcttttcttcttttgtttacCCAGGTCCTAGGCAAAGATCATCCTGATGTGGCCAAGCAGCTGAACAATCTAGCCCTGCTGTGCCAGAACCAGGGCAAGTATGATGAGGTGGAGTACTATTACTGCCGGGCCCTGGAGATCTATGAGAGCTGCCTGGGTCCTGATGACCCCAATGTGGCCAAGACCAAGAACAACCTGGTGAGACTCTGGGGAAAGGTCACGTGGGGATGGTGAGCATTGCCTGGTGCTTGAAGAAGCAAAGAGGTAGCTGCAAGAGGGGCTCAGAGTTAATCTGTGTTGTTCACTGAGGCTGGAGCTGTTGTCTTTGTTGCAGGCCTCCTGTTACCTGAAGCAAGGCAAATACAAAGATGCAGAGGTGCTGTATAAGGAGATCCTTACCCGTGCTCATGTGAAGGAGTTTGGCTCTGTGGATGGTTTGTATAGCAGAAGCTGTTAAGGCTAGGGAAGGGTAAGAGGTTTTGTCTCCTGGCTCTTGGCCTAGGCTTGGCTGCTTCTGGTATCCCCCTGGCAGAGGCATGGGATGTCTTGCAGGGCCCATGCTTTGGGCAGCCCCTGAGACACTGCTATTCTACTGTGTTGCCCTGCTCCACCCCTTCTCTCAGAAGGGGTCTTGGAGCACTGTGGCTGTCAGTCTTTACTGAGTTGGGAATAGTTGTGGCTAAAAGGGAGAATAGCAAGTGGCACAATCATTCCCAGGCGTAGGCTGCAGTTTCTCCTGTACACCGTGCACAGGTGTTCCCTCATGGGAGGACTTGTTCCTTCCTTTTGCTGTCCTGCCCTTGCAATGTTGGTTGCCTTTCCTATGGGGATTGGGACCAAGGGGATCTGGAAGCCTTGTCTCTTCCCTTTGGTGAGCTGCTCAGTCTGGGGATGgagtgctgggctgtgcagaaGGCAGAGCCCCAGTGGAAGTGGCAGAGCAACAGGGGGACATGGTGAGCAGAGCTGTCTTGCATTCTTCCCCACACAGATGAACACAAGCCAATCTGGATGCATgcggaagagagagaggagatgagCAAGGTGAGTCTGAGCTGGTGGTGCTGCCTGTTGATAGCAGCAACAGCACTGGCAGGGGAAGGAAGTTCAGGGGTTTTAATCCTTTCCTACAACAGCCATACCCTCCTTCCTGCAGTCTGAAGAGCTGCCTTGGCCACTGATGAAGGCCAGGATGGGTCTGGAGAGTGGGGAGAGAGCATGACTGCTCTGTGGGGCAGCAGGATGGAAGGCCCATCAGAGACCTTGATGCTTTTCCTGGGGCAGGGAATTGTTC
The Apus apus isolate bApuApu2 chromosome 3, bApuApu2.pri.cur, whole genome shotgun sequence genome window above contains:
- the KLC4 gene encoding kinesin light chain 4 isoform X2; protein product: MSTMVYPREEKLDKLSQEEIISNTKLVMQGLEALKNEHNSILHSLLETIKCLKKDEEANLVHEKSNLLRKSVEMIELGLGEAQVMMALSNHLNAVESEKQKLRAQVRRLCQENQWLRDELANTQQKLQRSEQTVAQLEEEKKHLEFMNQLKKYDEDVSPSEEKEGDSTKDSLDDLFPNEEEEHGPGLPHQHSSAVAAAQQGGYEIPARLRTLHNLVIQYASQGRYEVAVPLCKQALEDLEKTSGHDHPDVATMLNILALVYRDQNKYKEAAHLLNDALSIREKTLGKDHPAVAATLNNLAVLYGKRGKYKEAEPLCKRALEIREKVLGKDHPDVAKQLNNLALLCQNQGKYDEVEYYYCRALEIYESCLGPDDPNVAKTKNNLASCYLKQGKYKDAEVLYKEILTRAHVKEFGSVDDEHKPIWMHAEEREEMSKSKHRDSAPYAEYGGWYKACKVSSPTVNTTLRNLGALYRRQGKLEAAETLEECAVRSRRQGIDPINQTKVVEILKEGDGTERRRSLGGSVKYENATDGSEEDGSGTLQRSSSLGKIRDVIRRSSEMLVKKLQGNGPLEPRNTSMKRAASLNYLHKSSDASFEGTQGLRAESRGLSASSMDLSSHSSLLSSN
- the KLC4 gene encoding kinesin light chain 4 isoform X4, translating into MSTMVYPREEKLDKLSQEEIISNTKLVMQGLEALKNEHNSILHSLLETIKCLKKDEEANLVHEKSNLLRKSVEMIELGLGEAQVMMALSNHLNAVESEKQKLRAQVRRLCQENQWLRDELANTQQKLQRSEQTVAQLEEEKKHLEFMNQLKKYDEDVSPSEEKEGDSTKDSLDDLFPNEEEEHGPGLPHQHSSAVAAAQQGGYEIPARLRTLHNLVIQYASQGRYEVAVPLCKQALEDLEKTSGHDHPDVATMLNILALVYRDQNKYKEAAHLLNDALSIREKTLGKDHPAVAATLNNLAVLYGKRGKYKEAEPLCKRALEIREKVLGKDHPDVAKQLNNLALLCQNQGKYDEVEYYYCRALEIYESCLGPDDPNVAKTKNNLASCYLKQGKYKDAEVLYKEILTRAHVKEFGSVDDEHKPIWMHAEEREEMSKSKHRDSAPYAEYGGWYKACKVSSPTVNTTLRNLGALYRRQGKLEAAETLEECAVRSRRQGIDPINQTKVVEILKEGDGTERRRSLGGSVKYENATDGSEEA
- the KLC4 gene encoding kinesin light chain 4 isoform X1, yielding MSTMVYPREEKLDKLSQEEIISNTKLVMQGLEALKNEHNSILHSLLETIKCLKKDEEANLVHEKSNLLRKSVEMIELGLGEAQVMMALSNHLNAVESEKQKLRAQVRRLCQENQWLRDELANTQQKLQRSEQTVAQLEEEKKHLEFMNQLKKYDEDVSPSEEKEGDSTKDSLDDLFPNEEEEHGPGLPHQHSSAVAAAQQGGYEIPARLRTLHNLVIQYASQGRYEVAVPLCKQALEDLEKTSGHDHPDVATMLNILALVYRDQNKYKEAAHLLNDALSIREKTLGKDHPAVAATLNNLAVLYGKRGKYKEAEPLCKRALEIREKVLGKDHPDVAKQLNNLALLCQNQGKYDEVEYYYCRALEIYESCLGPDDPNVAKTKNNLASCYLKQGKYKDAEVLYKEILTRAHVKEFGSVDDEHKPIWMHAEEREEMSKSKHRDSAPYAEYGGWYKACKVSSPTVNTTLRNLGALYRRQGKLEAAETLEECAVRSRRQGIDPINQTKVVEILKEGDGTERRRSLGGSVKYENATDGSEEVSMGVEWSGDGSGTLQRSSSLGKIRDVIRRSSEMLVKKLQGNGPLEPRNTSMKRAASLNYLHKSSDASFEGTQGLRAESRGLSASSMDLSSHSSLLSSN
- the KLC4 gene encoding kinesin light chain 4 isoform X3; its protein translation is MSTMVYPREEKLDKLSQEEIISNTKLVMQGLEALKNEHNSILHSLLETIKCLKKDEEANLVHEKSNLLRKSVEMIELGLGEAQVMMALSNHLNAVESEKQKLRAQVRRLCQENQWLRDELANTQQKLQRSEQTVAQLEEEKKHLEFMNQLKKYDEDVSPSEEKEGDSTKDSLDDLFPNEEEEHGPGLPHQHSSAVAAAQQGGYEIPARLRTLHNLVIQYASQGRYEVAVPLCKQALEDLEKTSGHDHPDVATMLNILALVYRDQNKYKEAAHLLNDALSIREKTLGKDHPAVAATLNNLAVLYGKRGKYKEAEPLCKRALEIREKVLGKDHPDVAKQLNNLALLCQNQGKYDEVEYYYCRALEIYESCLGPDDPNVAKTKNNLASCYLKQGKYKDAEVLYKEILTRAHVKEFGSVDDEHKPIWMHAEEREEMSKSKHRDSAPYAEYGGWYKACKVSSPTVNTTLRNLGALYRRQGKLEAAETLEECAVRSRRQGIDPINQTKVVEILKEGDGTERRRSLGGSVKYENATDGSEEVSMGVEWSGA